The nucleotide window TTGCCTAAATTAAAACTCTTCATACTCTCTACTATCTCCTTTACGATTGCTCCATGAGGGCCTCCAGTACCTTGCTTGATGTCTTTCATAACACCTCCGTAATCCAATGCAATATACTCCCACGttccataatataagagtgtttttgTGTAGCGTTGAAATAAGACTGCTGATGCGTCTTAGACAAACTTGTATTACTCGTATTATGAGAGTCCAGAATAAAGCTAGTGATAGTTTGGCTAGGTTTGCTAGAATTGAGGAGCGAACTATGACCTGGCTGGGATCTGGGCCAGATAAGGTTTTGGGTATATCCCTTGATGATTGTAAAGACATTGATATTTGAGTAATACAAGTGTTTTCGTAAAAAAAAACGCTTTTTTTTATtataggacggagggagtagattttTGCATGCCCACATCCCCAGCAAGTGCCAAAGATTCCTGGCAAGCATACGTTTCTAGGACCGTTGGGTCGGTTGTACCATGCAACACGACCGCCAAGGATCCCAAGTATGTACCGTTATGATCACAGCAAATTCCTGCTGCCACATCTATTTGGGCCTTCTTTGGTTCATATGATAGGAATTTTATAGAAATAGAAAAATCATAGGAAGTAAGATGATATGTatgtcaattcctatagagaaagacatgtcatttggtgcataggataggattttttttccattaagtctaggctaatgtttttttttttcaaaacatgaaggattgattcctatcctacataggaataggaatctattcctacaaaccaaagggcttcaaAAAAAATTTTTctttgcaaatcctatcctataaAATTCCTTAAAAAAATCCTACAAAGGAGGCCTTGATCCTGTCTCGCCATCGCACCGTCTACATTTATCTTCATGGAGTTCACTAGTGGTGGTAACCAGCGCTGCACCACTTCAGTAAGAGATAGATGCATGTGATGCTGGTATTGGTGTTGCATTAATGCAGGATATCTTATCTACCTTCCAGTGTATGAGGAGCATATATCAATATTGTTAGCAACGGAATAGTGGATATCTTATCTACCTATCCAACAATTCACTATCAGAACCGATCAAAAAAAAAATAGTGCGCTTGGAGAATCAGGAACTCCGTACTATTCCAATTGTCTAGAATTATCAGCAGCAAAATATCTGGCAACAAAAAGCTCTTACAAAACATATGGGACTGAATTATCAAATTGTTTACAATAAGGGCACTGACAATTTTGCTGCTGATGCATTATCTACAAGGCTAGCTAATACATGTCTTCCATATGTCTAGAGCACAACCTATGTGGATGGAAGAGATTGTAGCCAGTTACTCTCAAGATGATAAGTCAACTGAGCTACTCAGTGGCGGAGTCAGGATTCGAGTATAGGGGGGCCGAGTACATATATTGATCTAATCTTATTGGTAATTACTCATCACTGCTACTAAAATTGTCGATCattggggggagggggggggcaGGCCCCTGCTCGTTCCCCCTGGCTCCGCCCCTGGAGCTACTGCGACAAATGTCTGTCAGTCCATCTGCTAAGCCTAACTATTAGCTCGTCCAAGGTTTAATTATGAGCTTTTTTATGGTACCCTACACTGCTAAGGGGGGACGGAGCAGTATAAAATCATCAACCGTTGATTTTGTGAGGGTAATTTAGTCAGTTTCAGCCCATCAGCGATCGGTCTGTTCGTTGTACTTGGAAAAAGAAAAATCGCGGGCACAGGGCCGTCGGTCGTCGCCCTGCTCGCCGCCGACTGCGCCATCAACGAACTCGCCGTCGTATCGCTGTATCCGCGAGTGCTCCAGCCACCACCCTCCGCCCGCGCGCGTCGACCTCGCTGCTTCGAGTCGCTGCATATCCAGCCGCATCTCCCGCCAGGGCACACATTGCCCGCACACTGTCACACGCACGGCTTCGTCCTCGTCAGTACAGGCTACTCCCCGTAGACAAAAAGTGTAATGGCTCGGACAACTGTACCATCCTGCTGGAGTGCCTGACCATTAGCATGGCCGAGGAAAGGGACGCGACTCCCTGAAGAAGACGACATGCATCAGCGCCCGCGCGACAGAGGAAGGGGTGGATGCGAGACCTGGGCTCCGACGGGCGCGTGCCGGCGTGCGTGCAACCATGCGGGAAATGGAAGAGGAAGGGCTGACTTCGTCGGGACTCGGGAGGCAGGACGATTTCTCTACCTCCCTAAATTACCGTCACAGAACGTGTGCTGCTGCAGGCCGAGCGCACAGTGCCACTGAATACTGCCGGGGATGGTGCTACTCCAATTGAGCGGTATAGATGGATGACCACCGTTGGATTTCGAGAATAGAGGGTCCATATTGATTACCGGGTACTGTAAAAGAGctcttaattatatatatactcCTACAAAGGGCGTATATGGATCGGTAATAGTCTGGATCTTCAGAATAAGGTATTCTCTGCTGTTTATGACAGTCCAGTTGGGGCCCCAATTACTAGGTGCTCTGCTTCCATGAATTAATCTGGCCGCTGATGTGATCCCCATCCATATCCATTCCCGGCTTACTATCTTGGCTTGCTGTTGTCAAACAGAAATAGTGTTGGTCCGCCGCCTATCAATCATCATCATTCTGATATTCTGATATAAACTCCATAACTACTCTTCCCTTGACATCGACCGTGTTCTTTGCTCCGGTGTTTTTTCACCCGCGAAAATTAATTAACCTCCTTCACTCGAATCCAGGTTGATGAAATTCGATCGAAATGTGTCGAAAACGCACGGAAATTTTTGACCAAAACAGAAGCATCCACACCTGGCAAACAAAGTCCTTGAGGCTGTGTTCGGTTGGCATGGTTTTGAAGGGGTTTGGCAGGGATTAAATCCCATACAAGTCAAATCCGTGCCAAAACCACTCCAATCCCCTTGAGACAGGGCGTAACCGAACAAAGCCTGAGGAGTCCAACGGGCAATGGCCGGTCGGCGGTTGCTTGCCGTGCGGTGCTTGCTGCAGGGAGCTTTCGCGCCACCTCGCTGTCGTGCAACTTGTAGCACCGGTGCGCTCACGACACGTAGGAGGCCGGATAATCTCGCCTCTCTGCCAGAAAACAAGCAAGTTAACGTAGTTGTCGCGTCTTGGGCTGCTCGTCTCTGCCGATACTTCACACAAGAAAGATGAGATCGCCGGCAACTCTTCCACTACTATCTTCCGATCGTTTGGTCGCCATGGCGCCGTGACCTCGCCGTGCTTCAGCGATGGCCCCGCGCTGGACCTCTGATGACCAGACAAGACGGACCGACCGCACCgtgactccgacagccactccgtgGTGGTAATCAGTTCAGTGGAGTGCCGCCACCGTCGATCAAAATCTTTGACCTCCCGCATCCACCGCCAGTTCTGTCTCCCTGCAAGCAAATCTCAGCCGCCATTGCTCAGCTTCTGAGCAGCGGAGCGGATCCGAGATGGAGCCCATCCCTCTGCTCACGCCGTACAAGATGGGCCAGTTCGAGCTGTCGCACCGGGTCGTGCTGGCGCCCATGACGCGGCAGCGCGCCTACGGCGGCGTGCCGCAGCCGCACGCCGCCCTCTACTACTCCCAGCGCGCCACCCCCGGCGGCCTCCTCATCTCCGAGGCCACGCGCGTCGCGCCGGCAAGGCAGGACGAGGAGCCGGCCTCGTTCAGGGACATGCCGGGGGTCTGGGCGCCGGAGCAGGTCGAGGCGTGGAGGCCCGTGGTCGACGCCGTGCACGCCGAGGGCGCCGTCTTCTTCTGCCAGCTCTGGCACGCCGCGGCCGCCCCCGGCGACGCCGTCAGGGAAAGGCAGCAGGTGAGCCCGCAGATGAGCTATGATGGCCGCCGCGAGGAGCTCACGTCGCCGAGGAGGGTGGCAGCTGAGGACGCGCCCGGCGTCGTCGACGCGTTCAGACGCGCCGCCAGGAACGCCATCGATGCCGGTGCGCGCGTGGGAGACCGTCGTTTCAGTTTTCTTTTTCGAGCTCCCCTGTTTCACTTCTGAAATCAGACACCAACCGTGCCGTGCCATGGCAGGCTTCGACGGCGTCGAGCTCCAAGGCACCAACGGCTACTTCGTCGTCGACGGCGGTGGCCCGGAGAGTCGCTGCCGGTTCGCGCTGGAGGTGGTGGACGCCGTGGCGCGGGAGATCGGCGGCCACCGCCTGGGCCTGCGACTGGACCAGTTCACCGCAGAGCCGGACGAGCACGCGCTGGCGCTCCATGTCGTCAGCCGGCTCAACGACCTCGGCGTGCTCTACTGCCACATGATCGAGCCCAAGGTGGACGGCCGGCGGCGCGTGTCCCGGCGGCTGCTGCCTTACAGGGAGGCGTTCGGCGGCACGTTCATCGCCAGCGGCGGGTACGGGCGGGAGGAGGGCGACGCGGCCGTCGGCGAGGGGTACGCCGACCTGGTGGCGTACGGGCGGCTCTTCCTGGCGAACCCGGACCTGCCGAGGAGGTTCGAGCTCGGCGCGCCGCTCAACGACTGCGTCAGCGCCACCTTCtacggcgccggcgccggcgccgcccACCCCGCCGTCGGATACACTGATTACCCGTTCCTAGAATGATCGATGATTGTGCTCGGATGTTCTTTTCGGCGTAAACAATCGACCATGATTTGCCTCCTCAGTGTTGTATATATGATAGTACTAATTTTATGGGGATTAAGTTCATCAATCACCATGATTTGCCTCAATGTTGTATATATGATAGTACTAATTTTGTGGGGATTAAGTTCATCAATCAATTCGACCGTCTTGTTAATTTGTACTACTAATTGGTACttcctccgtttctaaatataagtcttttttagagatttcaacaaatggctacatacgaagcaaaatgagtgaatgcACACTTTAAATTAtatctacatacatccgtatgttgtagtcTATTTGAAATGTTTAAAAATATATTTAGAAACGGACGAAGTGCCTGTTTAGCAATATGTAGATCCCTTGAAAATTGAATTTGGATCGGTCGATTTTTCTAACCGTTGATTGCTGCTCCCAAGACTCATGctcattttttttcttgttttatcTTTGAGAAATAATTTTTTTCTTGTTCTGTGGTATGTCTTGTTTCGGGCTCGAAAATTTTGACTGGCCACAGTTTTCGGTCAGATAATTCTTCAAGGGCTGAAGCCCAGTTAGCTATGCTACCGAGCTAGCTCTAGTTAGCCCATCTGACGACCCAGCCCTCCCCtctctttctttgttttttttcgttttttatgcatctttcttcttttttcttttttagttTATTCTTATGTGTATTTTTTGGGATATTAGGCGAGTGTAAATGTATTTATGCACTGATCGTCCTGTTCGTCTGGACATATAGGAGCAATATAATGGGTCTAGCCATAGATGCTCTAAGTGCCTAAATTATCTTAATCTGGTGATTTGTTCCATTGAAAATCCTACTAAACATTGGTTTCACAAATGGCAACCTAGTCAACATAAAAATTCACAGTTTTCAAAAAGTTACAAGAAAATTATTCTTTTGTAAAATAATAGATACTTACATGAAAACTAATAAGGAAAAAAAGGATAATTGAAGGAAAATGGAAAACTAGGGTCAAGTGAGCTTGGCTTTGTTGGTTAGGTTTCTTGTGGTAAACATGGGTTTGATCCTAGACCTTACTCATAGATGTGTGGATGTGCGTGTATCTGATTGCCTACCGTTGTATCACGTTTCTGAAAAACAGAGAATTTCAAAAGATCTAGTACATCATAGAAATGTTCATGGAACATGGAATATTTAAGCTTTTAGAAAAAAGAATAACCTTGTTAACCATATTGAATTCCATCATTTTTTAGATTATCATAAATCCGTTTATATGCGTCCGTGGGCATCCCTTGAATTTCCACTTGTGACTCAGCTTAACCAAGTATTTAATTACATGTTCCCTACATGTTGCATTTAGGGCATCTCCAAAACGGACCTTCGAATCGCCTGCATATATCTGGACCACATTGTCCGGATACAGTTTGCCATCCAACACAGTCCCACATCGGTCCGTCGACGCGTCCGGACGTTTGTTTTTCACAAACAAGAGACAAACAAAGGGGAGCTTTGCAAGAGTCCGTACATCCGTCTGGCCAATCCAAAGCCACCACGTGTCCTCTCTCTGTCTGGATGACGGAAAGCCGATGCTAATTTTTTTACTCTTGGGCGGAAGGTTGCTAGCATTTGGCGGAATCATTATTGTTTCGCTTTTTTTTCCTTCAAGTGCTACACTCTTTTTTACTTTTCAAGTGCTCATAATAGCAGAAGGCACTAATTTTTTCAAGTCACAATGGTGGAAAGCACTATTGTTTCAGTTTTTTCTTTTCAATTGCTATGCTTTCTTTACTTTTTTCTGGTGATCACGCTATTCCGAGCGATAAGTTTTTTTTAATTCAAACTTGTATGTGGATATGGTTGGACGGCCAGCTCCCGTATCGGTGTCTGATTTGAGTGAGGGTCAGCATTTGAAGATCTTGTGCGATTTGATTTGATTTCCATTTCTCCTCCATTCCTTCTGATTGTTCTCTATATAGATTGTCACGTGCTGCTTCGgtgaaaaagaagaagaaagaaggaaGCAGGTTGAGGAGGAGGGGCCCGGCGCCTCACACCCCACACGTGAAAGAGGCGACGGAAGGGAAGGAGACGAGGACCGGCGTGATGATTCACGCAGGTAGATGCAGATAGGTGCAGCAGTCTCCATCCGTCTCGCTAATAATGGCAAAGCTAGCTAGATCAGCAAGCAGCAGGCGTGTTCATCTTCATCATACGGCCATGCATGGCACACACACTCATGCTCCCAGCCTCTGGTGTTTTGGCCAAATCTGCTGATATTTTATTTTGTATGATCATGTCATCGAGCGAGCGATCACCCCCGATATCAGATCAGAATCAGATGCAGTAGGTGGGCCGGCGAGGAGGAAGCAGGCACGGCCAAAGCCCAAACGAGTCGTCGGCGTGAGAAGGACGGCTGAGCTCGGAGACGTTAATCAAGGCGTGCTTGTCCGGAAGCGCCGACTGATGGAGATGTGCTGCGTAAATTGCATCCATCCGATGATGCTGCCCATACACTTGTCCTCTGCGCGGGCTTGCATAGACTAGACACGACGTGCTTGCTAATGCTAGGTACACTACTTGTCCTCCGATGATGCATGGCTAATTCTTCAGCACCGGCAGATTAGAGGCTACTTGCTGGATAACCTTGAGAAAGTAACAAGAGGTTGCCATGGGACTCGCAAGTAGGATTGTTTAATCCTTCACGCGCTTGACCTGTAATTGGAGAGCAGCAAGTGGAGGTGGAGGCTGGCCATGAGTCAACAACGAGTCATCTTTGGGTGGCTTGGCAGCACGCCACAAAAGAAAGGAAAATAGGAGTAGGTAACTAGCCAGTAATATCGTCTGTCAGACTTTTAATCTCGATCGCGACGCTTGAATATGGAACAAAACTGTTGCATTCAGTCACACTGTCCATCAGACTCGACCAAGAGGAGCGGAGCGTGAGACCCAAATGAGTTGAAAGATTCATGTTTGGTCCGGGAAGAGATCATAAATGCTGTAAACTTACAACTAGGAAAGCGCACATCCTCTGTCGCCAACCGCTTTTCAGACGCAAGCAAAAGTTGAGAGTTGAGACGAAGATGTCCATGTTTCAGACTTGTTCCAGAACAACACAACAGGATCTCGTTGGAGTTTTAGACTGATGGAATCAAGATTGACGATCCTGAGCTAAGGCGTGTACAATGGTGTTATCTTATGAATGAATGCCATGTAGAGAATAAATGCTGAGATAAGAGGAGGAGAAAACATAAAAAAGCTTGCCTTCTCTTAATTAAGACATGAAAATTAGTAGGACTCAAAataaggtactccctccgttcctaaatataagtctttttagagattccactacaaactacatacggatgtatatagacatattttagagtatagattcactcattttgctccgtatgtagtccatagtggaatctctaaaaagacttatatttaggaacggagggagtagctgatTGTATGGCAAATTATAGCCGTGCCGAGTCTTGTACTACGGTATGGATAAACAGATGTCCTCCATGTTGTGAGGACTTATTGCCTCTCAACTGTAACCCTGTGACTTTGGAATAAAATTTCTGTATTATTCACACAAAAAAACAATCTCTCTTTCCACATAAGAGTATTTAGGTGTATTTAGTTATTTCGGAGGTGCTCATAATATAGGGAGTATGTGAGCATCTGCGATTGTAGtttaaaaatagttttttttgcATTGGATGTTAAAAATATTTACCAAGATAAGACTATGTCAGTTCCTTAAAAAAATATATAACTGTTTTCCTTATAATTTTTCGAGAATACAACTGAGATCTCTTTGTCTACGTGCCTTTTCTTGACTGATCAATTGGGTGAAGGCGATGAACACTAAGAGACAGACATACAGGTAGGTTGGTATGTGTAGCTGGCGGCAAAGTCTCACCCTCCGTGTGAACGAGCGAACCAATGCACATCACATTCATGGGGAAGAGAGATAATATCAAGAAAattcaattaattaattaatggCACACAAAATGAAGGATCAGAAAGGAGACTACAACTATAAAAACTGGTTTTCTAAAGGTTCATATATAGTACTCTCTCCGTACCGGTGcataagagggtgcttggatacgttttagtctcATGAATAAAAGTAGTGGGAATAAAacttgctagcctcacccatgcttggatccaaatactaaagaaactaaaatcaagttaatgagcatttattatcctccaaaccctctaATTCAGAACTCGCCtatgttaaaggagaggagttaaatgaggagagagaggactaatccacattttagtaggggtatccctgactaaaattttttagtctcaagactagttttaacccctctttagtcaggggtgcttggaactttagcctcttagagcaactctagcagacccccaTCCCGCCCTGACTCGTAAAATAACCGTTAAAATGCGGGCTGGGGCGAAAAAACTCGCCAGATCAGACCCCGCATCCCGCCCCGGCCCGCAAATTTTTTTAGGGGGTGCGGCAAAATCCCGAGCCCAACCCGGGAAAACGCGGATTTCCCCCTCGCGGCTGCGGTGCCCTGCATATAAGCGGAAGCGGTTGGTGGGGGGACATTTCATCCCGCGCTTTCTCCCACCAAccacctctcctctcccctctcGCGCCGCTGGCCGCCGCCCAAGATTCCGGCGACCGCAGTCGGCAGGAGCATGCCG belongs to Triticum urartu cultivar G1812 chromosome 7, Tu2.1, whole genome shotgun sequence and includes:
- the LOC125521935 gene encoding 12-oxophytodienoate reductase 1-like, translating into MEPIPLLTPYKMGQFELSHRVVLAPMTRQRAYGGVPQPHAALYYSQRATPGGLLISEATRVAPARQDEEPASFRDMPGVWAPEQVEAWRPVVDAVHAEGAVFFCQLWHAAAAPGDAVRERQQVSPQMSYDGRREELTSPRRVAAEDAPGVVDAFRRAARNAIDAGFDGVELQGTNGYFVVDGGGPESRCRFALEVVDAVAREIGGHRLGLRLDQFTAEPDEHALALHVVSRLNDLGVLYCHMIEPKVDGRRRVSRRLLPYREAFGGTFIASGGYGREEGDAAVGEGYADLVAYGRLFLANPDLPRRFELGAPLNDCVSATFYGAGAGAAHPAVGYTDYPFLE